A window of Chloroflexota bacterium contains these coding sequences:
- a CDS encoding site-specific DNA-methyltransferase, which produces MQRMEFNDTNANGNYATHAYFRYFGKLPPAVIRFIIRKGTEYPGPGDIVDIMCGCGTSLVESMLLGHHSIGIDINPVATLVSKVKTTLIDEKALRDVLNLISEDGLPLSCNNLASMIPKFRNVDYWFLPEVQLELAKLKYVIQRVEDSQLRDFFMVAFLSILRRSSNSSPTPGRLFHIKHDRVPDVKRMFVERANMMIMKMRELRWLARCTDVQVLCQDARQTSLAENCAGLVIFHPPYFALYRYSSDVLRFELEWYGANRESIAAHEIEDGFKTTNISLYGRYIEDVVTVLAEASRILKPGHKVCLVVNNSTFRDERLPVMNDICSLAARRIPDLTVCESIERGVRFQQASYHRSAREDKVTSQDYLVFFRKQP; this is translated from the coding sequence ATGCAACGAATGGAATTCAACGATACGAACGCGAACGGAAATTATGCCACTCACGCGTACTTTCGCTATTTTGGCAAGCTGCCGCCAGCTGTCATCCGTTTCATAATCCGCAAAGGTACCGAGTACCCGGGCCCAGGAGACATTGTTGATATTATGTGCGGATGTGGGACCTCTTTGGTAGAGTCGATGCTACTTGGCCATCATTCTATTGGAATTGATATCAACCCGGTTGCAACGCTCGTGTCGAAGGTTAAGACAACACTCATAGATGAAAAGGCACTTCGAGATGTTCTAAATCTAATCTCCGAAGATGGACTGCCTCTGTCTTGCAATAATCTTGCGTCGATGATCCCCAAATTCAGAAATGTCGACTACTGGTTTCTTCCTGAGGTGCAGCTGGAGCTGGCGAAACTCAAGTACGTGATCCAGAGGGTTGAAGATAGCCAACTTCGCGACTTCTTCATGGTGGCGTTCCTCTCCATTCTCAGGCGCTCCTCCAATAGTTCACCCACGCCAGGCCGACTGTTCCACATCAAGCATGACCGGGTTCCTGATGTCAAGAGAATGTTTGTCGAAAGGGCAAACATGATGATCATGAAAATGCGTGAGCTGCGATGGCTGGCGAGATGCACAGATGTCCAGGTCCTCTGCCAAGACGCCCGTCAGACGTCTCTCGCAGAGAACTGTGCTGGCTTGGTAATCTTTCATCCACCTTATTTTGCTCTTTACAGGTACTCGTCAGACGTTCTACGTTTTGAGCTCGAATGGTATGGAGCTAACAGAGAATCCATAGCCGCCCATGAGATCGAGGATGGCTTTAAGACTACCAACATCAGCCTATATGGGCGCTATATAGAAGATGTCGTGACGGTACTAGCTGAAGCCAGCAGGATACTAAAGCCGGGCCATAAAGTCTGCCTGGTGGTGAACAACTCTACTTTCCGTGATGAACGCCTACCAGTGATGAATGACATCTGCTCGCTGGCCGCCAGACGCATCCCCGATTTGACAGTGTGCGAATCAATAGAGCGCGGTGTCCGCTTTCAACAGGCATCATATCATCGCTCGGCTCGCGAGGACAAGGTTACATCTCAGGATTATCTTGTGTTCTTTCGAAAGCAGCCCTGA